The genomic window ATGGCGGCGCGACTTTGTTCTTGACCACTTTAACGCGGGTTTCATTACCAACAACTTCGTCACCGCGCTTAATGGCACCGATACGACGAATATCAAGCCGAACCGACGCATAGAATTTCAGTGCATTACCACCAGTAGTGGTCTCAGGATTACCAAACATAACGCCAATCTTCATACGTAACTGGTTAATGAAAACCACCAGGGTGTTGGAACGCTTAATATTCCCCGTCAGCTTACGTAAGGCTTGTGACATTAAACGCGCCTGCAAACCCATATGACTGTCGCCCATATCACCTTCTATTTCCGCCTTGGGTGTTAATGCAGCAACCGAGTCAATAACGATAATATCAATGGCACTGGAACGCACCAGCATATCGGTAATTTCCAGCGCTTGTTCACCTGTGTCCGGCTGCGAAACCAATAAATTATCAACATCAACGCCGAGCTTGGCTGCGTAGGTTATATCTAACGCATGTTCAGCATCAATAAACGCGGCCGTACCACCGAGTTTTTGCGCTTCTGCAACGACTTGCAATGCCAGTGTCGTCTTACCAGAAGATTC from Gammaproteobacteria bacterium includes these protein-coding regions:
- the recA gene encoding recombinase RecA; this translates as MMDNKQKALSAALGQIEKQFGKGSVMRMGDSTASRDIEAISTGSLGLDIALGIGGLPRGRVVEIYGPESSGKTTLALQVVAEAQKLGGTAAFIDAEHALDITYAAKLGVDVDNLLVSQPDTGEQALEITDMLVRSSAIDIIVIDSVAALTPKAEIEGDMGDSHMGLQARLMSQALRKLTGNIKRSNTLVVFINQLRMKIGVMFGNPETTTGGNALKFYASVRLDIRRIGAIKRGDEVVGNETRVKVVKNKVAPPFKQAQFDILYGEGVSREGELIDMGVKQGIVEKAGAWYSYGKERIGQGKDNSRNYLKEHPEMANEIDARIREALLPKAVASKKDDEELAEI